CTGGAAGTTGACGTTTATGGGCAATCTTCAACCAACGTGAGATAATTAGCACGTCTGTAAATGAGCAAAAGCTGTTAGCATATACATGAAAACATACACCAGGacacataaattaaaaatattggaACTTtatctgccatttttttttctttacacggCAGCATAAACACAGTTCTGATTCAGTATTAACAGACCCTTTAACCATTCCCTTGGTGCCTTTTCCCAGAAGACCGTGGTTTCATTTGCAGTGTGGTCAGTGTCTGGAACGCGTTTGAATCATCAGGCTGGCGAGGACATTGAGACTCACTCACACGACCTAGAGACCTAGAGGATGGAAATCTTTTACTGACCCCTCTTGGTACCCGGAATCGTTCTGGCTCTGCTGGCTTAATCCTGACAGCCTCCTCACCACCTGATCTTATTCACCAGCAGATGGTTTGTAGCTCACAGCTCTGTGGCCTCCTCTGCCAGGAGGAGGGATGCCATGAGCTTAGCGAATGGCCACAAAGGGCTCCACCTTTGTTATAGGATGTCTTCTGATACCATAAAGCATCCCCTGAAGTTAGTGTGCCACTAGTTCTATAATATACACTATACTGCCTAATATGTTGGCTTGTCTGTCTTGTCTTCACACACATTTGAACTAGAGTGAGTTCCATCGTTGATCCATTGTGTTCAGTGTGCACCAGTAGCAGCTTTGAGggttgatttttaaaaatgtttttttttttttttttttttttttatcattcttcaataattgtatttgtgaggtcagacaccaGTGTTGGTTATAAGCAGGAAGGGGCTATCAACCCAAGCTGTTCTGAAGAATGAAATAGTCCAAAGGCTCTTGGTTTGCTGTAACATTGAGTTGATTTCATTGGATTAAAGGAGTCTAACCTTAACTGATGAAATACAGTCCCACCTGAGCTCAGTGATTTGGATTGCTGGCCGAATACTTTTAGTTATGTAGCGTACGTTTAACTTTAGTTCCAAAActgagatttttcttttcttgcagAAGTCGAGcccatttcaaaatgtttcattcatacaaaaaaaaatgtacccaTTTTGTAATGTGATGCTTTACAGCTGATGTATTCTCTCAGGATGGTTTTAAGTGACAAACAGAAAGTAactgttctctgtctttctcaGTAAGAGAAGCTTTCCAACAAAGAAGTCAAATACAGATGCATgtcacacctttcagattttcatttgtaaaacaaaacaacaaaataaccaAGTGTTAATGTCCTGTTACAACAGACTGTTTTGTGTAGATCTACCATTTATCCCAAcaatatagattttattttgtggtttcAATGTGAGAAAATGGGAATAATTACGACTTAAATGGCCATTTACCGTAACTGCAAAACCTGGTTATATTGTCTGTTACAGCTTTACCAtatgataaaattaaaaatcctatgtgtttttaaaattaaattcagcaaataactaATTTCTTATATGGCCCCTATAAACGATTTTCAGGTCTAGGAAATCCCACTACTGCCACCTACTGTTTATCTTGAGTTATAACACTTTAACTTCGCTCTCATTTTTTCTAAACCTTTTAGTCTCtccataatgaaaaaaacaacaacaacgttacaatatatatatatatatatatatatatatatatatatatatatatatatatatatatatatatatatatatatatatatatgtgtgtgtgtgtgtatatgtgtgtgtgaagaAAATATGGACTGCACTTTAGTCATCCACATATGAAATCTGTCAATGAGTTGATTACAACTTGTGGTACATTTAAATATTCCCTGAACAAACCATTTAATTCTATGCTTCATATTGCTCTGTATCACAAAATATCACATGTCTCATTATTTGATCTCCAAGAACAGAAATAAAGCTCTCATTTAGCCTACAAGAGAGCAACAAAAATACAAGACAATATGACAAGAGACATAAAGATTAATGTAAAACATCTGATCAAAGCAGAAGACGGTGGCAATCAAACCTTTATAAATGGGAAAATATCAGATTCTTTCTCCGTTGTATTAATGGCTCTGATTGTGACATCCAGGAGAAACAAACCAGAGCTACTTCCCCAACTCCTCGCTGAAGAGATGGTTGTATCCTAACTGGTATATGAAAGGGTAAAACTCTGCAATTGGTTCATAATTTGGATTTCATTAATAGGAAATTGTTACTGTGAAAGACACATAGGTATATACTTGTGATTTTATAGCGTTCTACAAAATCAAGAACGGCCATATTTGTCCACAAATAAGCCAGGtgagaggttttttttctgtgtctgcaCAGAGAAGTATTGAtacacaaaatatataaatattagtCCTTAACTCCTTCCTTAAGTTGCAATTacaataataaacaaacaaataaataaaataaaaaaaatcaaccaggCAGAATACATATAACTAAGATAGAAATGTTATGGTTTCCATCCTCAACAGCCTTTAATCTGACGTGCATGCAcataaaattgtcaaaattcTGAATCTGAATgaactttttttaacttatgtttttattttttttattatttaaatctggaagaaaaaaaaataagttgttgaaagtgaaagaacattgTAACCTCTAGTCATTTTAGAGCATTTGGGAATGTGGGCATGAATCCGTTTTGGCCACCAACGTGGTGAGTGGGAGTGTTGTGTATTTTGCTTTCCCAATCCAAAATAACTATATGCAGTAATTAGTTGTGCTTACCGGTATATCCCTGACTGTGTAAATTATCAGCACCAGTTACACCAGTAGCAATGTAAACACAAAATTATTGTTTAGGTTATTTTCTATAGTGGGTGTTTATTACTTTTTACAAGATGTGGCATAAACTGAGAGCTTTATAcagtacaataaaaaaagaccagaaGGTTTAAGCTGCACgtcctgttttagtttatctAAATTGCTCATCCAAGTGGCGTTgtagaaaaatataatttcccTACATCCTATACCTTTGAATGGACAAAAATGATCCCACCCATATAACAAGAGTTTGATGGGAAATGTCACTATAGTCTGTTATGTTGTTCTGAGCAACATTATTGAtttgtaaacaaaaatattgtgTAGCCTTAAATGGATAAGGAATTGTTGCCTTCAGTTTGAGGAGGAAAAATCTAATTCAATATGAAAACTTAACCCGGGTAGAAATGTTTGCGTGCCAATAAACTAGCTCGTTGGCATTAGGACAGAGACACGCATCAGTAAAGTTTTTATCAACATCTTTTATGGAAACTGAAAATAATGTAGGCCTACCACAAAGCATTGAGgaacacattttttgagacCGTCACTGTCCCGTTTCCAGGATGTGGATTAAGTTATGCGCCCCAGAAACGAGAGAGACCTTTTTATGAATCATTCTAAGTTTATTGACGATTCATCAAATCAAACGACAAACAGAAGTATTTCACAGCTGGGTTGAGCCTGTCAAATATTGACAGCGCAACTTAAGCCCCTTCATTGACAACGAAAAGAAAATTCACACCCAGCTCACAGAAGCCTCCCACTCTGTCTACCGAAGAAATggctaaaaagaaatgaacctaaataaatacacaactttaaataaaagacaaatttcattgtgtTGATGTAGTAAGGGATTTCTGGTGGGTCAGTCGGATTCTTTACCCGATGGATTCGTTTCTTTTCTGTTACTTCCTGTGTGTGATGCACACAGGAAGTGGTATCAAGAGTAGAGGAAGAGTCAACCTGAGGTGGTGATGACTGGCCTTTACCAGCAGGAACAGCTCACTTTATCTGTGCTGGGAACCAATCGGAAACAAAACGTGCCCGGAGAAGAATCTGTGAGAAGTTTCTTGGTTTGGAAACACAAGCGAATATGTAAAAACTGTACAAAAACTGTGCTTAGCTGATCCAGAGGTATTAAAGTGATTCAGGTCCTTGTCATACTATGAGAGACGCTCATATTTCACCTTTAATAAAACATCTTAAGATGGGAAAAAGGCATCAATATGTGCCTTTGTTCTACTGCAGTTTATTTGCAGCAGGTCAACTTAGAACTATGGAgcaggaaaacaaaagaaaacatctttTAGTGGAAGCTAGAAATAAGAGAGTCCAACTCTAATGCTCACATGAAGCAGCTGGTAGATCTATCACAAATATTTGGTTAACAGTCAATAACAGGttcatattaaaatataaagagCTTCtcctaaacatttaaaagcaacagACTCATGGCTTTCTGCACAACACAGTACAGTACAGCATCATTAGTGGCATCAACACCGATACTCTGcagttctttatttttacagcaGACCTGAACACGGCATGAAGGAGCTCCGCCGGGTCTGTACTGTACCATGCTATGAGCTGAGCGCCTACATTTAGACTACAGAGTGGGGAAAAGTCCTGCATGTCACGTTCAGCTGGAGACACAGAGAGCGCAGGAACTCTTCCTCTTCCGGCTGCCGCCTGTTCCACCAGCGGACCATATGAGAGGCTGAAAGGAGTTTCTGTCCTGGCATGAATCCGGAGCCTTTTGAGGGGGTTGAAACATCTTGTTGAGAGTGAGATGCTGCACCTCCTGTCAGCGTGATGGGTGCAAGTTTCAACCCGTGAGGGAATGTAATCCTGTTTTCCCAAGAACTCGGCTGATGCAGGCAGAAGTTGAGCAAAGCAAAAGCCGGTCAGACGAGGAGCTAAACAGAAGATGgacttcccttttttttttttttcttagaaagtCGGGTTGTCTCCTACATGAGGAGCCTGGACCACCATGAGCCAAATAACTGATAATCAACGTGGCCAGAACAGCTAATGGGACGACAGAGTCCAAAACCAAAGTCTCTTTACAGCAAATCAGCCATATCTTACACTTATTTACAGAATGAACAGtttcatttcccccccccccacacacacacacacacaccaattaAAACCCAGCTTCTGGCTTGATGAACAGGGCAGATAAGGCGAACGCCAGGAACACAATCCCTCCGATGATGGTAActgtggaaacaaaaaaaaaaaaaaaatggctttagGTGGACGGCCAGAGACTTTTTCAAATGGACGATGGATTGAATCTGTGCACCGTGGAGTTTATTCACTTCTCCAAATGTACAGGAAAATTAGACTTCTGATCAATTCACtctaaattacaaaataaaaactaaacaaagctttttttctccttttaaaaatagaacaatttcAGAACTAAACGGGCCTGCCTAGTTcagcatttcatttcattttttttttaagtaagccGACATGTTGCACTTCTGTTTAGAGAAATCTATTGTTCTAAAAaggtaaacaaaaataaagattaagCTTTTTAATCTTCGTAAGCCATGTCATCTCCAGACAACCTTTCTTTGGTGGACGATGGAGCAAAACGGCTCCTTTGGTAATAGAGGTTGCCGACCTGATATAGGCAATATTAACTTATAAATAATTAACGATTTTCTCAACATAAAGCTTTTTATATGAAACAATTGTACAAGAacttggtgaaaaaaaaaatttggtgcCTAAAGTTCTTCAATGAGCTGAAACGTATTGGTGAGAAAGGATCATTCCatacttaaatacattttgtttcataacaaacatggatctggcGCATGCAAAACAGAGCGTAAACAAATATCGGGCCATTGCAAATGTCTTCCTATATTAGAACTTCAGCCTTTTTGGTACTTTAGCTGATTATTTTCTTTAGCGATCAACTCTAGCAGAACGGGCTGAAACGGATTCCTACTTTTTGTTGCTGTATTTGTCAGCTTCAGTCGAGCTCCACCATAGTCTGTGTTATTAGTTACAGCGTGGTTTCTAATGCCTTTACAAATTaaaggagaggggaaaaaaatggttcGCTCTACTATATACTAGCCAGCTGCTTATTTTCTGCTTACTGCTGCAGAACTGAGCGCCGAGACAAAATTACATGGGCATTAtaagaaaatgaaatattacGATGGAAGCACCACAGCCTCTTAAAGTGACAGAAAACGTCTCACCTGTCCTCACGGAGATTTTCTGAGCAATCATTCTTCCTCCAATCACGGCGAGTCCTGTACACAAACAGTGGCCAATCGTGCCACCTACTGCGACTCCAAAGGGATCCTGGTAATTAAGCATATAAAGAATAAAACTCTTCTAATGAAACACTAGATTATTAATGTGTTAACCCGTGCGCTGGGACGAACCTCTCTGGCAGCTAGAATAATGGTGGTGAGCTGAGAACGGTCCCCCCACTCAGCCAGGAAGGTGAGCGTGAAGGCTTGGATGAAGATTGGTGAAATGAGTTTGTGCCACTTTGACTGAGGTAGGGAGGTTCCTGTTCCCGCCTCCACGTCTGGAGCGCCGTTAGCCAGCTTTGAGCGCTGAAGCTGCAGACAGAAAGATATTAGATGATAGAGGATCAGAACCAAAACATCACGTGAAAGCCTTGGTTTCCTTGTCTGGAGCATGTGAACGCCGCTACCTCACACCTCCACTATAGTCAGTGGCCCATTCAGGCTTTTAACTGCAGGCTTTGCTGAACGGTCCAGAAACCAAGACAATTATCAAACGTAAGCACACAACAACCCATCTTCACAGAAATGTTGAACAACGGCGGACGCCTTGATTAGTATTTAATAGGAGTCGTCACCTGGAAATCTGACCCTTTCGTGTTACAGCTTGTGTGTCGGGCCTCAGTTAAAACCTTCCAGAAAATACAGAGTGTGAAAGtcacttgtgtttttttgtgtgtgtttggactCTTTGTTTAAACCAGAAAGACCCACAAGAGCGCGCTCTCCACAAAGCGAGATTTAGGTGCTCCTCCTAGATCTACGTCACTCGTGGACGGACGCTAGCGTAATAAACGTCCAAATATTTTCTGCTTTCCTGTCTCTGTGGACCAAACTACCATGGAGCAGAGGATTAAGTTCATCTTATAACCACGTTCCGGTGACTCCCTGCAACTCTTTCTATAAAGAGCGTCACATTTTACACCCCGGTCTTCGTTAACTTGGGACAATACCAGGCGATGATGGCATCCAGCCTGCGTTTGGACAAAGGGCCGATTCCAACGCTCAGGGACTGATCTGCGGTGAAGTCGGCAAGTGTTGTTCCTTCTGTAACTTTTTACGTATTGCGTAAGAGACTTCtattaaagacattttcagaaGGATTGTGGATGTAAAATACCAGGTTGTGACTCCTTTAAGTTATCTGGCTTCAGCTGAATGAGCTTGCGTTGCTCTGCACTGACGAAACAAATGACACAAAACCTGTTTTCCAGGTCAACGTCTGCAAAGACGCTTCTCTCAAGCAACCACTAAGGATACATTCAGCGCCGAGAACCGGCCTGCAGGACTGTGTGCTCATTTGTGTGTAGAAGAAGATCGACGACCGATTCCTCACGTTCCCATCGCTCTTGTGGAATTGGCGTCCTCTTGAACGGGCAAATTTGTACTCACTTCTTCGTCTTTCTTCTTGATCTCTGCTTGCACCTCCTCGAGCTCCTCCTGCCCTTCATCTGGACTCATTTTCAGCCCCTCTCTCAGCATGCGCACCCCGAAGATGGCAAACAGCGCGGTGGACACGTAGTACGTGTAGATCCGGGGGATGATGGTGGTGGCGTAGCCGAACAGCACTGAAGAGAGAGAAGGCGGgacctttttaaaaagacagaGCAACACGACAACTCTATGGCATGCGCAGGCTAAAAAGACGAACCCGAGAGACAGGTCATAACCCCCAGAGCCAGCATGGCCCCTGCCAGCACGGTGAGGCGGTTGTAACGCATGGCCATGATGGCTGCGATGAAGAACGTCTTGTCTCCCAACTCTGAGACGATGATGACTGAGAAAGAAGCCACGAAGGCGTGGATGAATCCCATGTTCCTCTTGTTGGAGCCATCCTCTGTGACGATCGGTCCCACGGGATGGGGAGTGGAGGCTTTCTGTGAATCAAAGATAACAGCAGCCAGGTTACAGAGCTTATAGAGAGAAAAATCCATCCTGCGGGTCAAAAATCCACTCACACGGTAAACAAAACACGCCAAACTATGCGTACCGGTGGGACCGTAATCCTTAGTCgtctgctctttaaataatgtgtTTGTTGACGTTAACTGGAAACTATAGCAGGAACCGGGCCGCTCCAGAAACACCGACACCCGGAAAACGCTGACATTTATTGGTTAGCATGGTTAGCATTAACTCGGAGGCGCTAGCCGTTTCAGAGAACCTTCCTTTCACATCCGCCGGCAAAATCATCATAAAGTGCATTTCCTACCTCCTGCTGGGGCTGCTCCTGGACTGCcttctgctcttcctgaatGGCAGCTACTCCGAGCGACAGCAACAACGCGGCGGCGATCGGCAACAGCAGCAGACGTCCGCTAGCGCCTCCATCTCCTCTCCCCACCAGCGCAGGCATTGTTGCGACCGAGAGCGAGCCAACACGAGCTGAGCGACTTGTCTTCTTCCCCCGGAACTTACTTAATTTCTCCGCGAACAACACCAACAAACTTCATTTTGACAAAGTGCTCGGTTTGACGGACTCCCCGGTCTTACACGTCACGGTGAAACTGggccaactaaaaaaaaaaggaagttccAATGTCTCTCTCGGATTGAGTTAGCCCAGCCGACATCTGATTGGACAGCGAGAAGGATGACGCTCTTACGTACTTCACGACGACTTGAGCGTAGAGTTTGGTGATTGGACGGTTTCTTTGTCGGTATTCGCTCAAATTTAAAGGGAACTTGTGAAAAGTGAGTGATGAAGACAAAGCTTAAATGGGATAAAAGTTAAGTATTTATCAGTGTTGGCTGATTTTCTATAGAAGAGAAACAACGCAACTAATGCTTATGATGATTATAATAAAGtgaattagttaaaaaaaataattctcaaAGCACAAATATAAAATTGACATCATCACTATTTAACCAAAGACtgcaagaataattttttttaatataaacttaaaagGTTGTTTACTTTTTACGCATTATTACTAAGAAAAAatcatattgaaaataaaagcaatattgGTGTTTGCGAATGTAAGTCATGTTCAGGTATAGCCattacaataacaataaaacaagtttCAGAGTATGACATCATGGGTTGCCAATGAATATGCAATCACTGTATAGaaattatgtaaataaactaactaatgAGGTCTACAGACATCAGTAACTGTTATTATGGTCAGGATCgttattttttgctattttaagtATTTTGTTCCACTTTTGGTTCCATAGGAACATCAATAAATGTGGCATTTGGGGTTCAAAATATGATCAAATATTGTGTACTGTTTAGCACAATGAATCTTGAAAGCATTTGTGAAATACCCTTTTCGACAAccattttttgtatcagtattTGATTTTTAAAGGCTAT
The Fundulus heteroclitus isolate FHET01 chromosome 9, MU-UCD_Fhet_4.1, whole genome shotgun sequence genome window above contains:
- the tmem165 gene encoding transmembrane protein 165, coding for MPALVGRGDGGASGRLLLLPIAAALLLSLGVAAIQEEQKAVQEQPQQEKASTPHPVGPIVTEDGSNKRNMGFIHAFVASFSVIIVSELGDKTFFIAAIMAMRYNRLTVLAGAMLALGVMTCLSVLFGYATTIIPRIYTYYVSTALFAIFGVRMLREGLKMSPDEGQEELEEVQAEIKKKDEELQRSKLANGAPDVEAGTGTSLPQSKWHKLISPIFIQAFTLTFLAEWGDRSQLTTIILAAREDPFGVAVGGTIGHCLCTGLAVIGGRMIAQKISVRTVTIIGGIVFLAFALSALFIKPEAGF